From a single Tachypleus tridentatus isolate NWPU-2018 chromosome 6, ASM421037v1, whole genome shotgun sequence genomic region:
- the LOC143253395 gene encoding uncharacterized protein LOC143253395 isoform X2 — protein sequence MADFAKDVCNDDELFIVFESNSSKTKNERHSKVLSKKRKNHKRRWRKKYSNEIFMNNYTKSNVVSCKPNSNSKTSRLGISFSASRPNTIEKSIVHKDTIDGNDDNSGSGSFKDGNENYFLFGEHIVIDSVESSESSDEKVEIKNLQNTAANSNSDSCSTTTSIVTNCKNTNISDPLNHESESCTGSGIVTSKSNAKKHKISKRDQTFMSSIIDEEVAVVPGDDSFITEKLSRGRIYETDPKRIKKKNLKPTPEIFWLGHNKEDTLNGPLINVTFKSKKLAEKYRLKVEQFLKELLANEDLSINEDSHGQEDEEGGQLQFFQDFCVDTLQHTLDKISYAEQNRLPLYDKNYREILQDKKTEGNPQNLKLKLFRPTFTCFNCMGNHLLDKCHEKHDKRIIAKNRKAYMASSPMSKARYHQEEKEKSFAPGVIGAELQRALDLRPNQLPPYIYRMRILGYPPGWLKEAEIKSSGLMLYGSDGKAIHHDENIEDGEVDLDSMKVQYDPVKLVDYPGFNVPVPRGFIDESKHLRMPSLQFHQLRQTTKHTVRPMMGK from the exons ATGGCGGATTTTGCTAAAGATGTATGTAATGATGATgagttatttatagtttttgagAGTAATTCTTCCAAAACAAAGAACGAAAGGCATTCGAAAGTGTTGTCTAAAAAACGTAAAAATCATAAAAGAAGATGGAGGAAGAAATATTCAAATGAAATCTTTATGAATAATTATACAAAGTCAAACGTTGTTTCTTGTAAGCCTAATAGTAACAGTAAAACTTCCAGACTAGGGATATCGTTTTCAGCAAGTCGGCCTAATACTATTGAAAAAAGTATTGTTCATAAAGATACCATTGATGGTAACGACGATAATTCAGGAAGTGGTAGTTTTAAAGATGgtaatgaaaattatttcttatttggtGAACACATAGTTATTGATTCAGTTGAAAGTTCAGAATCCAGTGACGAGAAAGTCGAAATAAAGAATTTACAAAACACAGCTGCTAATAGTAATAGTGACAGCTGTAGTACTACTACTAGTATAGTAACCAATTGTAAGAATACAAATATATCAGACCCACTTAACCATGAAAGTGAGAGTTGTACTGGTAGTGGTATTGTAACCAGTAAATCTAATGCAAAAAAgcataaaataagtaaaagagaTCAAACTTTTATGTCAAGCATAATAGATGAGGAAGTTGCTGTTGTACCTGGTGATGATTCGTTCATAACAGAGAAACTAAGCCGAGGAAGAATCTATGAGACTGATCCcaaaagaattaaaaagaaaaat TTAAAGCCAACTCCAGAAATATTTTGGCTCGGACACAACAAAGAAGATACCTTAAACGGACCATTGATAAATGTAACCTTCAAGAGTAAAAAGTTGGCAGA AAAGTATAGATTGAAAGTAGAACAGTTTTTGAAAGAATTGCTTGCCAATGAAGATTTATCCATCAATGAAGATTCACATGGTCAAGAAGATGAG GAAGGTGGACAACTACAGTTCTTTCAAGATTTTTGTGTCGACACTCTCCAGCATACATTAGACAAAATTTCATATGCAGAACAAAATAGGCTTCCTCT CTATGATAAAAACTATAGGGAGATACTGCAAGACAAGAAGACAGAAGGAAATCCCCAGAATCTTAAGCTGAAACTGTTTCG GCCTACATTCACTTGTTTTAATTGTATGGGTAACCATCTTTTGGACAAATGTCATGAAAAGCATGATAAGAGGATAATAGCAAAGAATCGCAAGGCGTACATGGCTTCCTCACCAATGTCCAAGGCTAG ATATCATCAGGAGGAGAAGGAAAAAAGCTTTGCACCGGGTGTTATTGG TGCTGAACTTCAACGAGCCCTTGACTTGCGACCTAATCAACTCCCTCCCTACATTTATCGGATGAGAATCTTGGGCTACCCTCCTGGTTGGTTAAAAGAAGCAGAGATTAAAAGTTCAGGATTGATGCTGTATGGATCAGATGGTAAAG CAATTCATCATGATGAAAATATTGAAGATGGTGAGGTTGATTTAGACTCAATGAAAG